GGAGCACCTCGGCAAGCCGGTCATCGCGATCCTCAACACCTGGTCCGACATCAACCCCTGCCACGTCCACCTGCGCGACCGCGCCCAGGCGGTGAAGCGGGGGGTCTGGCAGGCGGGCGGGTTCCCGCTGGAGTTCCCGGTCTCCACGCTGAGCGAGACCTTCCAGAAGCCGACCCCAATGCTCTACCGCAACCTGCTCGCGATGGAGACCGAGGAACTCCTGCGGTCCTATCCGATCGACGGGGCCGTGCTGATGGGCGGCTGCGACAAGTCCACGCCCGCCCTGCTGATGGGCGCGGCCAGCGCCGACCTGCCCGCCGTCTTCGTGCCCGCCGGACCCATGCTGCCCGGGCACTGGCGCGGCGAGGTGCTCGGCTCCGGCACGGACATGTGGAAGTACTGGGACGACAAGCGGGCGGGCCTCATCGGCGACTGCGAGATGACCGAGCTGGAGAGCGGGCTCGCGCGCTCCCCGGGGCACTGCATGACCATGGGCACGGCGTCCACGCTGACCGCCGCCGCCGAGGCCCTCGGGGTGACCGTGCCGGGCGCGTCCAGCATCCCCGCCGTCGACTCCGGGCACGACCGGATGGCCGCCAAGGCCGGGATGACGGCCGTGGAGCTGGTACGCAACGACCGCAGGCTGTCGCGGATCCTCACCCGGGAGGCCTTCGAGGACGCGGTCACCACCGTCCTCGGGCTCGGCGGCTCCACCAACGCCGTCATCCATCTGATCGCCATGGCCGGCCGCGCCGGGGTGCGGCTCACCCTGGACGACTTCGACCGCATCGCCCGGACCGTGCCCGTCCTCGCCAACGTCCGCCCCGGCGGACAGAAGTACCTGATGGAGGACTTCCACTTCGCGGGCGGCCTGCCCGGCTTCCTGTCCCGGATCACCGACCTGCTCCACCTGGACCGGCCGACGGTGGCGCACGACACCCTGCGCGAGCAGCTGGACGGCGCCCGGGTGTACGACGACGACGTCATCCGCCCCCGCGACAACCCGGTGGCGAGCGAGGGCGGGGTCGCGGTGCTGCGCGGCAACCTCTGCCCGGACGGCGCGGTCATCAAGCACATCGCCGCCGAACCGCACCTGCTCAAGCACACCGGCCCGGCGGTCGTCTTCGACGACTACAAGACCATGCAGCGCACCATCAACGACCCCGGGCTCGGCATCACCGCCGACAGCGTCCTGGTCCTGCGCAACGCCGGCCCCAAGGGCGGCCCCGGCATGCCCGAGTACGGCATGCTGCCCATCCCCGACCATCTGCTGAAGCAGGGCGTGCGGGACATGGTCCGGATCTCCGACGCCCGGATGAGCGGCACGAGTTACGGCGCCTGCGTGCTGCACGTGGCCCCGGAGTCGTACGTCGGCGGCCCGCTGGCGCTCGTGCGCACCGGCGACCTCATCACCCTGGACGTCGAGGCCCGCAGCCTCCGTCTCCACGTGGACGACGCGGAGCTGGAGCGCCGGCGCGCCGCGTGGACCCCGCCGCCCGCCCGCTACGAGCGCGGCTACGGCGTCCTCTACAACGGCCAGATCACCCAGGCCGACACCGGCTGCGACTTCGAGTTCCTGGCCCGTCCGGGCCACGTGCCGGACCCGTACGCCGGCTGACCCACGCAGAGAGGTGAAGCGCTTCACCCTCCAGGGCGACGTCGACTTCGTCTCCGCCCGGGCGACGGCGGTGTAATCACCGTCCCGGAGAACCATCCCCAGCTCACCGACGCCGAGGCGGCCCGGCGCACCCCCGCCGCAGACCTCGGCGACCGGCACCCGACACCGGCGCTCTGTGTATCGATCGGGTAACAGGGCTCGCAGTGGGAGTTGTTATGCGCGTAGACAGTCCCTGGCCTGGTACATCCACTCTCCTCACCAGATCCGGAGAATCCATGCGGAAGTCCCACAGAGTCGTCGCCGCCGGTGCCGCCTGTGCCCTCGCCGGTGTCGCACTGTACGGCGCGGGTGCGGCCACCGCCGGGCAGTCGACGGCGAACTCCACCCACGAGCCCTACAACATCGGGCAGTTGGTGAAGGACATCGACACCTACTACGGCACGAAGGCCGACAGCAACGGCGTCTACCAGGCGTCCCCGGACAGCCCGTACGCCAAGGACCTGGCGGACATCGACGCGGACGCCAGGCGGTACATCGACAAGGCCGCGCGCCAGGCGCACCGGCACGGCGAGAAGCCGGCCGTGGTGTTCGACATCGACGACACGCTGCTGCTCAGCCTCGACTACGAGAAGCGCTACAACTACACGTACAACTCCACCACGTGGAACGACTACGTGAACCGCGCCGACCGCCCGGCCGTCTTCGGCAGCCCCGAACTGGTGCAGTACGCCGAGTCCAAGGGCGTCGAGGTCTTCTACAACTCCGGCCTGAGCGAGGCCCAGCGCACCGCCGCCGTCGAGAACCTGAAGAAGGTCGGCGCCGATGTGAACCTCGACGCCGACCACATGTTCCTCAAGGACAAGGCCAACCCGCCGGCCTACCTGAGCGACTGCGCCACCCCGAACGCCTGGAACTGCACGACCGTGCAGTACAAGTCCGGGACGCGCAAGCACATCGAGGACGACCTGGGGTACGAGATCATCGCCGACTTCGGCGACCAGTACTCGGACCTCGACGGCGGCTACGCCGACCGCACCTACAAGCTGCCGAACCCGACGTACTTCGTCAGCTGAGCCCCGCCCGTACGGCCTGATCGGCCGGAGGCGGGTCAGGCGGAGCGCGGCAGCCCCGGGGGACGGGGGACCGGGGCGCCGGTGCGAGGGCACCCGGAGGGGATGGGAGCCTTCCTCGCGCCGGCCTCCGCGGTCGGCTACGGCCCTCGTCGATTCGCCGGCGGAATGCTCTCCCGCCGTGCGCACTTCGCCGTCGTCACGTTCCTCGGCCGGCTGGGCGGCCTCCTCTTCGCGGGGACGGCCGCCCTCGCCGTACCCGCACACGCGGTGCGCTTCCCGGACCTGCTGTGGGGGCGCCCTGTCCGGCGCCGTCGTCCTCGCCTCCCTGTACCCGGCCGTCCCGACGGTTCTCGGGCTCGCCGTGCTGGGATGAGCCGCTGGTCCGCCGAAGCCGATTCCGTAACACGGGGAAAACCTGAAACCGGTTGAACAGGGGAACAATCCAGCCAGCATCCGCACGCCGATCATCAGGTGACGAGGAGTGGGACTCATGTCAGTGGACCGGTACTTCAGGATCTCCGAGCGGGGATCCACGTTCGGGCGGGAGATACGCGGCGGCTTCGCCACGTTCTTCACCATGGCCTACATCCTGGTCCTGAACCCGGTCATCCTGGGCAGCGCCAAGGACAAGTACGGCCACGCCCTGGACACCGGCCAACTGGTCACCGCCACCGCGCTGGTGGCGTGCGTGATGACGATCGTGATGGGCGTCGGCGGCAACCTCCCGCTCGCCATCGCCGCCGGCCTCGGCCTCAACGCCGTCGTCGCCTTCCAGCTGGCCCCGCTGATGAGCTGGGCCGACGCGATGGGCCTGGTGGTCCTGGAGGGTCTGGTCATCTGCCTGCTGGTGCTCACCGGGCTGCGGCAGGCCATCATGAACGCCATCCCGCAGCAGCTGAAGCAGGCCATCGGCGTCGGCATCGGCCTGTTCA
This genomic interval from Streptomyces sp. NBC_00557 contains the following:
- a CDS encoding HAD family acid phosphatase, with amino-acid sequence MRKSHRVVAAGAACALAGVALYGAGAATAGQSTANSTHEPYNIGQLVKDIDTYYGTKADSNGVYQASPDSPYAKDLADIDADARRYIDKAARQAHRHGEKPAVVFDIDDTLLLSLDYEKRYNYTYNSTTWNDYVNRADRPAVFGSPELVQYAESKGVEVFYNSGLSEAQRTAAVENLKKVGADVNLDADHMFLKDKANPPAYLSDCATPNAWNCTTVQYKSGTRKHIEDDLGYEIIADFGDQYSDLDGGYADRTYKLPNPTYFVS
- the araD gene encoding L-arabinonate dehydratase, which produces MVDVRKLRSHQWYGTDGLRSFSHRARTRQLGYLPEEHLGKPVIAILNTWSDINPCHVHLRDRAQAVKRGVWQAGGFPLEFPVSTLSETFQKPTPMLYRNLLAMETEELLRSYPIDGAVLMGGCDKSTPALLMGAASADLPAVFVPAGPMLPGHWRGEVLGSGTDMWKYWDDKRAGLIGDCEMTELESGLARSPGHCMTMGTASTLTAAAEALGVTVPGASSIPAVDSGHDRMAAKAGMTAVELVRNDRRLSRILTREAFEDAVTTVLGLGGSTNAVIHLIAMAGRAGVRLTLDDFDRIARTVPVLANVRPGGQKYLMEDFHFAGGLPGFLSRITDLLHLDRPTVAHDTLREQLDGARVYDDDVIRPRDNPVASEGGVAVLRGNLCPDGAVIKHIAAEPHLLKHTGPAVVFDDYKTMQRTINDPGLGITADSVLVLRNAGPKGGPGMPEYGMLPIPDHLLKQGVRDMVRISDARMSGTSYGACVLHVAPESYVGGPLALVRTGDLITLDVEARSLRLHVDDAELERRRAAWTPPPARYERGYGVLYNGQITQADTGCDFEFLARPGHVPDPYAG